One stretch of Vespula vulgaris chromosome 20, iyVesVulg1.1, whole genome shotgun sequence DNA includes these proteins:
- the LOC127071156 gene encoding glutamate receptor ionotropic, delta-1-like, with protein sequence MEMTTMMFNLRRSLSNEGIASTNWYFSQLQESSYYLKQIVQPYFIVLISNYNTINDFSFATRTFDMSSAVWLVIFIYKENSTDYCHNPPGNIFHLRFNTEMVIRCGTENILREWYSIDTNQIEINDVATWSLEKGITKLVPDFIYKRRNNLKGLIMRAVIVKDSTFINLKEDGELGSTFNELLREICVALNFSFDIVSEVEEFGRWNPEEHIWTGAIAELYAGRADISLAGFSITNDRLNVVDFALPHVITKNYLFIRKPELFAVEWSSHFLTFSYSVWIAMFGVIIGTTILLVFLKIESGTDRKIGHLLIDNFLEIWGIFCQQGLADFTYIFSLRIAYFSIFLLIIVFWSSYSAALISFLTSVNHILPFDSLEDFVAVGTHQLVVIRGTAYYDKFAISKDPFAEKVMKLMLKEENLPITEFEAFERVCKNRGLAIYTSDEFNKMGNLKIPCNVIRIETGHLNSFAMILSKHNPFSDVINFHNLSESNTNRKQNTSISSI encoded by the exons ATGGAAATGACAACGATGATGTTCAATTTGAGGCGTTCACTTTCTAACGAAGGGATTGCGAGCACGAATTGGTACTTTTCACAATTGCAAGAATCATCGTactatttaaaacaaattgtACAACCATATTTCATAGTgttaatatctaattataatacgattaatGACTTCTCTTTTGCAACACGTACCTTTGACATGTCTTCAGCTGTGTGGCTAGTGATATtcatttacaaagaaaatagtaCCGATTATTGTCACAATCCACCaggtaatatatttcatttaagatTCAACACCGAAATGGTGATCCGCTGTGGtacggaaaatattttacgagaatGGTATTCAATCGATACGAATCAAATCGAGATCAATGATGTAGCTACTTGGAGCTTAGAGAAAGGAATCACTAAATTGGTTCctgattttatatacaaacgaagaaataatttaaagggTTTGATCATGAGAGCTGTAATCGTAAAG GATTCAACATTCATAAACTTAAAAGAGGATGGCGAATTAGGCAGTACGTTCAATGAATTACTAAGAGAAATATGTGTTGCTCTTAACTTCAGTTTTGACATAGTCTCAGAAGTAGAAGAGTTCGGAAGATGGAATCCAGAAGAACATATTTGGACTGGAGCAATTGCAGAATTATATGCAGGACGAGCAGACATTTCTCTTGCTGGTTTTTCTATTACCAATGATAGATTAAATGTCGTTGACTTCGCGCTTCCTCATGTGATCACCAAAAACTATCTCTTCATTCGTAAACCAGAACTATTTGCGGTTGAATGGTCATCTCATTTTTTA acTTTCAGTTATTCTGTTTGGATTGCTATGTTCGGTGTGATAATTGGGACAACGATATTATTGGTTTTCCTCAAAATAGAAAGTGGAACCGACCGTAAAATAGGCCATTTattgatcgataattttttgGAGATTTGGGGTATATTTTGTCAACAGGGACTTGCTG ATTTCACTTACATATTTTCGTTACGAATAGCATACTtctcaatatttcttttgattatCGTCTTTTGGTCCAGTTATTCAGCTGCTTTGATAAGTTTTTTGACGTCTGTAAATCACATCTTACCATTTGATTCACTAGAAGACTTCGTTGCAGTCGGTACTCATCAACTTGTCGTCATTCGTGGTACGGCTTACTATGATAAGTTTGCA ATTTCGAAAGATCCGTTTGCAGAGAAAGTTATGAAATTGatgttaaaagaagaaaatttgccCATTACCGAATTCGAAGCATTTGAAAGA GTGTGTAAAAATCGGGGACTAGCAATATACACGAGTGATGAATTTAACAAAATGGGAAATCTGAAGATACCATGCAATGTAATTCGTATTGAAACAGGACATCTAAACAGTTTTGCTATGATTTTATCTAAACACAATCCATTTTCCGACGTCATCAATTTTCA TAATCTCTCGGAGTCAAATACGAACCGTAAGCAAAATACTTCAATTTCTTCCATTTAA